The Pantoea phytobeneficialis genomic sequence TATCAACATAGGATGGCGAGCTGAAGCCCGGCATCAATACCTGATGGTCGGTGGTATCACGCTGAACACCAAACAGAATCGCCGCAATCAGGTTGTTGGGATTGCGCATACCGGTTGCGGTGTTGTGGAACAACGAGGGATAAGCCTGGTTGGCACTCCCCGCCCCATCCGGCTGGTGACAGCTGGCGCAGTTGCCGCTAAACAGCGCGGCACCGTTGGTCAGCGAGTGGTTAGCGTTATTCGGGTTGCGTCCACGCAGGCTGTTTTCCACATCCATCGGCGCGCCGTAGCTGAAGGCCGGTTGCGTTTCTCCCTCATCACGCAGTGGCGTCGTGCCTTTGAGGTAAACCGCAATGGCGTGCAGATCGCTGTCCGGCAGGTATTGCAGGCTGTGCTCCACCGCCTCCGCCATACCGCCCGCTGCCTGGTTTTTCCCTGGCGCACGTCCGGTTTTCAGATACTGCACCAGCTCGTCATCACTCCAGCCGCCAATGCCGCTGATCGGGTCTGAGGTGATATTCGGCGCATACCAGCTTCCTAATAGACCACCAGCCAGCGGGCGATCCTGTTGTTCCTGCATCATAAAACCGCGCGGCGTATGGCAGGTATTGCAGTGCGCCAGTCCGTTAACCAGATAATTGCCCCGATTCCATTCGGCGCTTTTGCTGCCATCGTTTTGCCACATTTTGTCGTTAGCAAACATCATGTTCCAGAACCGCATACTAAAACGCAGACTGAACGGGAAAGGCAGATGGGTTTGTGGATTCTGTTTTTCCACCGGCTGTACGCCATGCATCAGGTAGTAATACAGGGCGTGCACATCGGCGTCGGTCATCATGCTGTAGGAGGTGTAAGGCATTGCCGGATAGAGCTGCGCCCCATCGGCACGCACACCATGACGCACCGCCGCTGCGAACTCGGCTTCACTGTAGTGACCAATACCGCTTTGCGATGGGGTGATGTTGGTGGCGTATATCACCCCCATTGGCGACGCGATGCCATAGCCGCCGCTGAACGCGGTTTTACTGCCGGGTGCGGTATGGCACGCCTGGCAGTCCGAAGCGATGGCAACCTGCTCGCCCTGCTGCAACAGATGGGTATCGAGCGATGCGGCCTGAACGCCAAACGTCACCAGGGCCGCCAGGCTGCTGGCAATTAATCTCTTCATGCCAGTGTCCTCATACGCTGCGCGATATCATGCGCGGCTTTCAGTCCCAGTGCCGCCATAGTCAGGGTGCTGTTCACAACGCTCGCGGAAGGAATCGCCCCGCCGCCAGGCAACCACAGGTTTTCATGGTCAAAGGCACGACAATTACCATCCACCACCGCGTCTTTACCGCTTTTACCCATAATCACGCCACCCATAATATGGTTGTTGGCGTTGAGGCCCTTGCTGATGGTGAACTCTTTACCGTTGAACAACTGCCCGATATGTTCCAGTTGCGCATGCGACACCTCGGCCCCTTTACGCACATAATCACCGACATCGTAATAAATATCCGGGCACGGCAGACCGTGAGGATCATTGCGGGTTTTGCTTAACGTCAGACGGTTTTCCGGGTCCGGCAAAGGTTCGAGGCTGATAGAGATATCCACGCTGTGAATCGAGCGATAGCGAATTTCCTCATCCAGCGCTTTGCCCACCAGACCTTTTTTCAACGCCTGCTGCGTTGCCGCCACCACGCGTGAGATGTTATTGAGGATCATTTTGTTCGCCGAATAATCACGACGAAAATCGCCATCGCGATAGCCCACCATGCAGCTACTCTGCGCCGGGCCACGTCCCAGCCAGACCGGTTCTTCAGTCAGGAAGGAACAGTGGAAGCCGGAGTGGTCCATCATGTTGCGTCCCACCATATCTGATGCGTTGGCGATGCCATTCGGGTTACCGCCGTTGGCTGCCATCAACAACAGACGCGGGGTTTCGATGCCGTTACAGGCCAGGGCAAAGGCTTTGCCGGTGGCCTTGTGTGAGGCACCGGAACTGTCCTTCCAGTGCACCGCCGTCACCCGGTTGTTGTCATCGGTATCGATTCTGTAAACCACCGCTTCCGCCAGCACCACCGCACCGTTGCGCTCCGCACGTTCAATATGGTGAATACCGTTGTACATCGCCCCGATCGGGCAAATCGGCTGACAGTTATTGTTGCCGCAGCAGGTAGGACGCCCCTGCCACGGACGGGTGCTGCGTCCCTGGGGGATTGGCACCAGATTGTAACCATGCGGGTTCACCACGCTGGCAAAGTAGTTATCACCGTGGGCAAACGGCACCATCTCCATCGGATAAGGCTGGCTGCGTTCAGACGGGGATTGCATCGCCACATTGTTCGGTCCCGCGACGCCGATTTCGTTTTCCGCCCGACAGTACCAGGGTTCCAGCTCGTCATAGCTGATCGGCCAGTCGCGACCCACGCCATATTTCGACTGCATCACAAAATCGCTGGGATGGTGACGCCAGCAGGATGCCGCCCAGTGCCAGGTGGTGCCGCCGACGGTACGCAGGTAGCCCTGTTGAAAACTGGCGGCGTTAGGGCCGGTGACGTTGACATAGTTATTCGGCGGGAAATAGAGCGGTGCCGGGGCAAACTTTGACTGCGGATATAACCCCTGAAAATCGGAACCGGCGCGATTGGCAAAGGGCATGTTGCGCCAGTTTTCCACCGCCTGTGCACGATCGATACGTAAACCTGCTTCCAGTACCAGTACGGAATAGCCCTGACTGACCAGTTCATTGGCCATCAAACCACCCACCACACCGGAGCCCACAATAACAATGTCTGCGGAGGCATCGCCCTGCGCAGAGAAAATCGGTTTTTTCATGGTTTTCTTCGTTTTTTATAAGGAGTGTTTACAGCGAGTCAATCAGCCCATTGCGTTCTTCCGGCACCGGGGCCGTCCACCAGATCGGACCGTTGCCACAATAAGTCGGCACCACCAGACCATCGCTGACGGTTTGGTACATCAACGCCTGCTTATAGGCGACCAGCGTGCCGTGATAGTCATCACCCACGGTTCCGGTGTACCAGGCGGTGACGATTTGATAGAGGAAATCGTGCAGACCTGCGCTGTCGGCTTTCGCCAGCAGTTGTTGCGCAGACATACCGGGTTGTAACAACAACGCAAGCTGTGTCAGGCGGGGAGCGAACTGCGCATCGCGCTGACTAAAAGCGGCAAAAAAACGCGACGCCAGCACCGTATCCAGATGCTGATGTTCCGTGATGGCCTGAGAGAGACTGACAAACTGCTTCACCGCATCGCTACCACTGACAACGTTGGCGGCAAACGCCCTGCCCGGCAGGCTTGCGACGACACCGGTCAGCGTTAAACCCAGGGTCGCAAAGAGAAATTCCCTGCGACTGGAACCGGTTCCATTTTTGCTGACAGAAACGGTTTCAGTTGGAAAATGTCGTTTCATGGGATACCTGATGTTGAGAAGAAAGGAGCACCAAAGTTACGGGTAACATCCTACCGTTTAAGTTTCAAAACTGTTATCAGGTTTTTATCAGATTCCGTACTTTTGTCGGGGAGATAGCACTAAATGATAAAGAAATGTGAAATTGGTTAATAAAAAAACATCAGCAAGTTATGACGTTTTTTATTACCGTTTCGAATTTAAACCACGCGCGGCAGGCGTTGTAGCGGCGCGATTTATCGCGCAATTGTTTGCATGATGCCGGATAACCTGCGCGGTAAACCGCGCCGCTACGAATAGGCCTGAGATGACTGAATCAACGCATTTTAATGGTGCAGCATCTCCTCCACGACCTCGGCGGTCTGCATTTGCCAGGGATAGTAAGTGGGCCAGTTATCCATCTCACTCAACAACGCTTCCTGGGAGGTGTTGCCGGTAAAGATATGGAAATGCGACGATTTTCTCGGGCCGATGATGTGATCGCTGAACTGAACGAATTTCGGCGCCGGGCTGTTAGCATCCTGACAGGTGAACAGGTAGCGCACGCCCTTCTTCCCGGATGTATAGGTCAGAATTTTGTGTCCGTCGTAGCGGTAGTGGCAGGAACTGGACTGCGCACCAATATGGAACTCCATCACACCGTCTTCGATGCCGATGGTATCAACCTGCGTGACATAGCCTTTGCGGTAATACGCTTTGACGTCGGCAAAGGTTTTGCTGGGATCTTTTTCCACCTTCTTACGCAGCACCGGATCGAGAGCGCCGTTAACCAGTAACGGATAAACCGATTGCCATACACCGTCCCAGTCAGAGAGGGTGCGGTCTTTAACATCCTTATCGGCAAATACGCCCTCTGCCGCTTTCTGCTCCATTTCCGTAAGTGGCTTACCGTGCGCATGATCCCCATGCGCCAGTACCGATGAACTCAGGCCAATTAATCCCAGAGATAACACGATTTTTTTAATTTTGCTTACCACAACCAGACTCTCCATTGGTTAAAATGGATATGTTATATCATAACAATTTGTAACGCAAAGTGTATGCGGCCAAAGGCGTTAACCAGAACGAACAAGGTTTTTTCAGGGAACGACAAAAAGAAGCCCAAATTCATTTGGGCTAATCGGACGTGAAGAAGGTTTATTATGATGTGGCATAGAGAAGTCATTGCCGGCTTCTCGTCAGGCAGGCTCAGAGTAAACCAATCCTTAACATGTTATTTATAATCTGGTGCGAAGATCTGTACCGGGCGCCCCCATCGCGACACAAATGTAATCAAATGAAAAAAAATTCGCGTAAAGTTAATGGAGTTGTGGCAGAAGTTTGCCTGCATGTTAATTAGCAGTTAAAGCTAAAATTCAGTTGGCTAAAAGGTATTTATTATTCCTAACGGTGGTGATTACCTGCCGTGCGCAACCGTCGATATTTATCAACGAAGATTAAACGACAACAACCCATCGTCATACGTATAACTGGCTTACCAGTCACGTTGAGGAGTCAGATATGAAAGCTTTAGTTAACGACATCATTTCTATTTTTACTGAAAAGACAATTAACCCGGTACTGGTCCGTTCAGGATTATCTCACCGTGAAATTGCCTCGATCCACCCGGTTGGGGTTACCAGCGTCAGTTGGGTGACCTCTATGGAAGAACTTAATGACGCCTTTGTGAAAAAGGCGCTGGAAGCGGGTGCCGTGGGCTACCACATCACCAATGTCGATTCCCATCAGCCGGGCAATGATGGTCAGCATGTGATGGCGGCGACTGCAACCCTGTATCATATTAATGACAAAGTGGCTTACGGTTAAAACGTGGATTACCGAACAATCTGGCACACAGCAGGCACATCGCCAGGCACCATTCCCCTGGCGATGTGCATTTAATCAGGTGAATAATTCCGCCCCGATATATGAACCTTCAGCCGGTGCCGGTGGAATAAAGAAAATGGCTGAACCAATATGGGAAATATATTCATTCAACGCATCTGCCGCGCCCAGTTTAGCCTGTAAGGTTTCAAAATGTGCCGGATCATTCTGATAACTGATAAACAGCAATCCCGCATCGAGAAAGCCGAGATTATTTAAGCCATCGGTATAATTATAAGAACGTCGCAGGATACGAATACCCTGATTATTCTCATGTGCCGCCAGGCTGATATGCGCCGTAGCCGGAATAACCCGTTCACCGCTTTGATCCTTGACCTCAAAATCAGGCTGATCAAACTCTTTATGACCGCTCAGCGGAGCACCGGACAGCTTATGGCGACCAAAGATATTATTTTGATCGCTGACGCGGTCCACATCCCAGTTCTCGATGTGCATCCGAATTTTACGTACCACCTGATAGCTACCCTGCTGCTGCCAGGCCGGACCCTCATTAATCCACACATGGCGTTTGAAATCGGCTTTCTCGGTGATATTGCGCGTACCATCCTTAAAACCAAACAGGTTGCGCGGCGTGGATTGCCCCTTACCTGCGGAGGCGCGGCCAAATCCCAACACCGACCAGCGTGTCGCCGCAGTGCCCGTCGCCTTGGCGATACGTGCCAGGTTACGCACCGCGTGATACGCCACCTGTGGATCATCAGCACAGGCCTGAATCGAGAGATCGCCCCCGGTCAGTTCCGGATCAAAGTTGTCGCTGGGTAGCTGAATCAACTCGCGCATCAGCGGCGGCTTCTTCCCTGCCAGGCCCATTGCTTCACTGAAAATACGCGGCCCCAGACCAACGGTGACGGTTAACGAGGCGGGCCCCAGATCCATCGCTTCGCCGGTATCGCCCCCCACTCCGCTGTTGCGCGCGGGTTCAATCTGACCAATGGTTTCGCCGCGCATCATCTGCGCGATGGCGGATGACCAGCGCGCCAGCAAAACCTGGAGATCGCGCGGATTCTGCGAGGTCAGGTCAAACGCCATAAACATAATATGGCGCTGCGGGGGTGTTTCGATACCCACCTGACCACCGGTGCCATAAAAAGCATGCTCGCGCGACAGGTCAACACGATCTTCGGGATTATGCTGCGCTTCAATCTGTCCGTGCGCCGAACTGACTGCCGGAATCGTCAGGGCGCTGGCGACCGCCCCTTTCAATAAATCTCGCCGGGTGAAATTACCGGCCTCCCTGGCCGGTTTGGACTTATCGTTCATCGATTATTTTCCGCTGGTTGCGACTTTTTCAGCGATTTTGGACAACGGTTCCTGCAACGCCTGTACAGCACGGCTCAGTTTGGCACCCTCTGAGGCCTTCAGTTCGGCGGTGTAGTACTTGTAGCCACCCGGAATCGCCGGGTCGCGGTAAGTTTCCAGTAACGCGCGCACTGCCGCGAACTGCTCGGTGACACGCCTGGTCAGATCGGGATCGATTTTTTCCAGACCCGGTTTCAGGAAGGCGAATGCCTGCTCAGCACCTTCGATGTTACCGGCGAAATCGATCAGATCGAGATGGCTGAAGGCTTCTTCTTCGCCACTGATTTTGTTGCTCTGAACTTCTTCCAGCAGATCCGCAGCACCGTTTGCCAGGTCTTCCGGTTTGTAAGTCAGTTGCTTAACCTGCTCATCCAGTTTGTGTACGTTGGTTTGCAGTTCAGCCGCCAGTTGTTTGGTTTCCGGCGTAATCGCTTTTTTGCTGAACAGCTCACGTTCAATGGCGTGGAAACCGTGCCAGCCCACTTTCGGGTCGATGTTGGACGCACGCATGTCGACTAAGTAATCAAGGTTGCCTGCATTATCGGTGGCTTTAAAGCCCGGTAACACGAAGCCGCTGACGTCAGATTCGATACGTTCGTAGAACGGACGCGCTTTGGCGTAGTCTGCTTTGGCTTTTTCCAGATCGCCCGCATCAATGTCTGCCTTCAGACGATCGACCGCCACCACCATGGCATCCACTACGCCGTTAACATAGCTGGCATAGCCTTTGGTGCCCTCTTCCAACAGCGTCGCGACGCTGCCGGTCGGTGCTGCCGCCGCTTTACCGGTGACAGTAAAGTTAGTCAGCTCTTGTTTCGCTCCCGGGCAATAAATCTGGTAGGTGCCGCCGTCCAGCGTGACGGTGAATTTCACCGCAGGCAGGCCCGGTGCGAGGTTCTCTTTTTCGCCCAGAATACGGTTGTCGCTTAACAGTTCCAGCTCAGTCAGTGAGGTCGCGGTTTTATTGACCACGGTGAAGGTGACCGGACCGGCTTTCGCCGAAGTATGGTCGATATGGCAGGTGCCATCGCCTTCACTGGTCATGGTGATGTTGACCTGTGAAGCGCCGTTTTTCACCGGCGCTGCCGTAGCCGCCTGCGCATCCACGGACAGCATTAAAGCCGCAGAAATCCCTGCTGCAATCAGCGCGTATTTTGTAGAGAACGGTTTTGTCTTCATCGTGCCTTCCTGTTTATTTTTCAGGCAGTTGGTGAGTTGAACTGTCCAGCAGTCCCTGTTTGCTGCGTCCTCGGGCACGAACACCTTTCAGCCGCCGGAACTGGCGACTGGCTGAGAAAAAGCAGGTGAAGGCCAGAATGGCAAAAAGTGAAGGTAAAATAACGGCCCAGAAGTGCCAGATATCATGAGCAACAACCGCATCACGCAAGCGTTGTTCAATATCCTGTGACCAGGTCGGGCTGATCTGCCAGTCGCACCCGGCTTCTGCGTTACGCGCCCGCGCGCTGATGGTGCGGGGAGACTGGAGGCCACCGCCCGATAACGTGATAAAGGTGCCGGCCTGAGATTCCGCGCTCACCAACACGCCACGCCTCATGGCGGCATCAACACGGCAATTCACCGTCCATTTGGCGTCATAAGGACCGGGATGTTGTGACGGACTTAAGCCAACCGGGATGCGGTTGCCATAGGCGGCCATGACCTGGTCGAGCGTCAGCGGTGAACTGGCATCGGCGGGTTCATAGCTGAAACTCGCCTGCCACTCCTGACGCCCCGAGGTGCTGACGTTGCTGAGCTGATCGGCAGGCACCACCAGCGTTTCCGCTGCCTGTCCCTCAAGCGTCACGGCAAACTGTTTGCCCGCGCCTGGCTGGCTGCTGATATGGCCGACCGGTTGCTGCGAGGTGCGGCTGACCAACGGAATTTGATCGGGAATGTCCACATCCGGTGCCGGATAGCCAAAGAACAGTAACAACGCGGTGATCGTCAGGCCCGCACCGGTCACGGTGGTGAACTGTGCGGCTCTTTTTGGTGTCGGTCTTAAGTGGGCAGGCCAGTAGATCATCGCCGCGACCACCACGATATAGATAATCCAGCCTGCGAATTCCACCAGACGCGGATCTGCCGGAATACCCAGCACGCCGGTAATCAGCGCCGATTGCACGGTGCCGGGAGTAACCAGCCAGCTCAGGTCAACAATGCGTTGTTGTCCGGTGTTTAACCATCCCGCTTCATGCGCGCTACGTAACGCGGAGATAATTAAACCGGCCGCAACCAGGATCAGGAACAACCCGGTAAGACGGAAGAAACGCGACAGGTTAATACGGATGCCACCGACATAGATGCCCCATCCTACCAGGACGGCAGCCAGTAACCCCAATACGGCACCCACCGCCGCCCAGGCAGCCGACTGTGAAGCGGAAAAAGTCGCCAGCAGAAATAC encodes the following:
- a CDS encoding cytochrome c; the encoded protein is MKRLIASSLAALVTFGVQAASLDTHLLQQGEQVAIASDCQACHTAPGSKTAFSGGYGIASPMGVIYATNITPSQSGIGHYSEAEFAAAVRHGVRADGAQLYPAMPYTSYSMMTDADVHALYYYLMHGVQPVEKQNPQTHLPFPFSLRFSMRFWNMMFANDKMWQNDGSKSAEWNRGNYLVNGLAHCNTCHTPRGFMMQEQQDRPLAGGLLGSWYAPNITSDPISGIGGWSDDELVQYLKTGRAPGKNQAAGGMAEAVEHSLQYLPDSDLHAIAVYLKGTTPLRDEGETQPAFSYGAPMDVENSLRGRNPNNANHSLTNGAALFSGNCASCHQPDGAGSANQAYPSLFHNTATGMRNPNNLIAAILFGVQRDTTDHQVLMPGFSSPSYVDKLSDQQVADISNFVLKNYGNPDVTVTAGDVAWVRKGGHPPLLVRLQPLVVPGIIGVIILVLAGVALSVMLRRKGKK
- a CDS encoding GMC family oxidoreductase; translation: MKKPIFSAQGDASADIVIVGSGVVGGLMANELVSQGYSVLVLEAGLRIDRAQAVENWRNMPFANRAGSDFQGLYPQSKFAPAPLYFPPNNYVNVTGPNAASFQQGYLRTVGGTTWHWAASCWRHHPSDFVMQSKYGVGRDWPISYDELEPWYCRAENEIGVAGPNNVAMQSPSERSQPYPMEMVPFAHGDNYFASVVNPHGYNLVPIPQGRSTRPWQGRPTCCGNNNCQPICPIGAMYNGIHHIERAERNGAVVLAEAVVYRIDTDDNNRVTAVHWKDSSGASHKATGKAFALACNGIETPRLLLMAANGGNPNGIANASDMVGRNMMDHSGFHCSFLTEEPVWLGRGPAQSSCMVGYRDGDFRRDYSANKMILNNISRVVAATQQALKKGLVGKALDEEIRYRSIHSVDISISLEPLPDPENRLTLSKTRNDPHGLPCPDIYYDVGDYVRKGAEVSHAQLEHIGQLFNGKEFTISKGLNANNHIMGGVIMGKSGKDAVVDGNCRAFDHENLWLPGGGAIPSASVVNSTLTMAALGLKAAHDIAQRMRTLA
- a CDS encoding sugar dehydrogenase complex small subunit — encoded protein: MKRHFPTETVSVSKNGTGSSRREFLFATLGLTLTGVVASLPGRAFAANVVSGSDAVKQFVSLSQAITEHQHLDTVLASRFFAAFSQRDAQFAPRLTQLALLLQPGMSAQQLLAKADSAGLHDFLYQIVTAWYTGTVGDDYHGTLVAYKQALMYQTVSDGLVVPTYCGNGPIWWTAPVPEERNGLIDSL
- the zinT gene encoding metal-binding protein ZinT, translating into MVSKIKKIVLSLGLIGLSSSVLAHGDHAHGKPLTEMEQKAAEGVFADKDVKDRTLSDWDGVWQSVYPLLVNGALDPVLRKKVEKDPSKTFADVKAYYRKGYVTQVDTIGIEDGVMEFHIGAQSSSCHYRYDGHKILTYTSGKKGVRYLFTCQDANSPAPKFVQFSDHIIGPRKSSHFHIFTGNTSQEALLSEMDNWPTYYPWQMQTAEVVEEMLHH
- a CDS encoding DUF1471 domain-containing protein, translating into MKALVNDIISIFTEKTINPVLVRSGLSHREIASIHPVGVTSVSWVTSMEELNDAFVKKALEAGAVGYHITNVDSHQPGNDGQHVMAATATLYHINDKVAYG
- the efeB gene encoding iron uptake transporter deferrochelatase/peroxidase subunit, whose translation is MNDKSKPAREAGNFTRRDLLKGAVASALTIPAVSSAHGQIEAQHNPEDRVDLSREHAFYGTGGQVGIETPPQRHIMFMAFDLTSQNPRDLQVLLARWSSAIAQMMRGETIGQIEPARNSGVGGDTGEAMDLGPASLTVTVGLGPRIFSEAMGLAGKKPPLMRELIQLPSDNFDPELTGGDLSIQACADDPQVAYHAVRNLARIAKATGTAATRWSVLGFGRASAGKGQSTPRNLFGFKDGTRNITEKADFKRHVWINEGPAWQQQGSYQVVRKIRMHIENWDVDRVSDQNNIFGRHKLSGAPLSGHKEFDQPDFEVKDQSGERVIPATAHISLAAHENNQGIRILRRSYNYTDGLNNLGFLDAGLLFISYQNDPAHFETLQAKLGAADALNEYISHIGSAIFFIPPAPAEGSYIGAELFT
- the efeO gene encoding iron uptake system protein EfeO, whose translation is MKTKPFSTKYALIAAGISAALMLSVDAQAATAAPVKNGASQVNITMTSEGDGTCHIDHTSAKAGPVTFTVVNKTATSLTELELLSDNRILGEKENLAPGLPAVKFTVTLDGGTYQIYCPGAKQELTNFTVTGKAAAAPTGSVATLLEEGTKGYASYVNGVVDAMVVAVDRLKADIDAGDLEKAKADYAKARPFYERIESDVSGFVLPGFKATDNAGNLDYLVDMRASNIDPKVGWHGFHAIERELFSKKAITPETKQLAAELQTNVHKLDEQVKQLTYKPEDLANGAADLLEEVQSNKISGEEEAFSHLDLIDFAGNIEGAEQAFAFLKPGLEKIDPDLTRRVTEQFAAVRALLETYRDPAIPGGYKYYTAELKASEGAKLSRAVQALQEPLSKIAEKVATSGK
- the efeU gene encoding iron uptake transporter permease EfeU, with protein sequence MLATFIIALREGLEAALIVGIIAAFLRKNGRSLTAMWLGVGCAVILSLGVGFVLNLTENALPQARQEMMESIIGLVAVFFVTGMVMWMNNHAHNLKRQLETEAAEAISHSSAWALTSMAFLAVLKEGFETSVFLLATFSASQSAAWAAVGAVLGLLAAVLVGWGIYVGGIRINLSRFFRLTGLFLILVAAGLIISALRSAHEAGWLNTGQQRIVDLSWLVTPGTVQSALITGVLGIPADPRLVEFAGWIIYIVVVAAMIYWPAHLRPTPKRAAQFTTVTGAGLTITALLLFFGYPAPDVDIPDQIPLVSRTSQQPVGHISSQPGAGKQFAVTLEGQAAETLVVPADQLSNVSTSGRQEWQASFSYEPADASSPLTLDQVMAAYGNRIPVGLSPSQHPGPYDAKWTVNCRVDAAMRRGVLVSAESQAGTFITLSGGGLQSPRTISARARNAEAGCDWQISPTWSQDIEQRLRDAVVAHDIWHFWAVILPSLFAILAFTCFFSASRQFRRLKGVRARGRSKQGLLDSSTHQLPEK